In a single window of the Dreissena polymorpha isolate Duluth1 chromosome 3, UMN_Dpol_1.0, whole genome shotgun sequence genome:
- the LOC127874409 gene encoding uncharacterized protein LOC127874409 produces the protein MRNLQEIEEGYCQNVADSMKAQCILPNDADVLEVLNFPTEFDLLSLSPDPERDLDVVSQPVDCAVNLSGPNSSSGVPCAEEDVSDSVDLLEEDLVLSDSDSDFDDNVTDDVTIWSHESVAASFLAATSGYSSDSESDSEDTVVTRRKSATLPRRNKDRKSCPMMISLMTKVVILPTNAAGEGDATTA, from the exons ATGAGAAATTTGCAGGAAATTGAGGAAGGCTATTGCCAGAATGTGGCAGACTCCAT gaAAGCACAATGCATCCTACCGAATGATGCTGATGTTCTTGAGGTTCTGAACTTTCCAACTGAATTTGACTTACTTTCTCTCTCGCCTGACCCTGAGCGTGACCTTGATGTGGTCAGCCAACCGGTAGATTGTGCTGTGAATCTCTCTGGTCCAAACTCTAGCTCAG GTGTTCCGTGCGCAGAGGAAGATGTGTCTGATTCGGTTGATCTGCTCGAGGAAGATCTCGTGCTTTCCGACTCGGACAGCGATTTCGATGATAACGTCACTGATGATGTCACTATATGGTCGCACGAGTCGGTTGCTGCCTCGTTCCTAGCAGCCACTTCCGGTTACAGCTCTGATTCTGAGAGTGACTCTGAGGACACGGTTGTGACAAGACGCAAGTCGGCTACATTGCCTCGACGAAACAAAGACAGg AAATCGTGTCCGATGATGATCTCTCTGATGACGAAGGTTGTGATTTTACCGACAAACGCCGCCGGCGAAGGCGACGCTACAACCGCCTGA
- the LOC127872265 gene encoding uncharacterized protein LOC127872265, translating into MVEIGGVQIKAIIDSGSSCNIVDRKTWECLKRNDIKCRDEPRKTELYAYGSKEPLKTAGVFWSTIVYKGVAVDDAEFVVIEGSGQSLLSCDTAMRLGVLKIVRQMETPGISDVVNNYNELFTGLGKLKGYQLEVPIDQAVTPVVQPTRRVPYQLREKLEAKIKELLDTDVIEPVSGPSKWVSPLVIIPKNDGDIRLCVDMRQANRAIQRVSNTNSGRSVAGNE; encoded by the coding sequence ATGGTCGAAATTGGTGGTGTACAAATAAAGGCGATCATTGATTCCGGTTCCAGCTGCAACATTGTGGATAGGAAAACGTGGGAGTGCTTGAAACGAAATGACATAAAATGCAGGGACGAGCCAAGGAAAACAGAACTGTATGCCTATGGATCTAAGGAACCACTGAAGACTGCTGGTGTATTTTGGTCAACGATTGTTTACAAGGGTGTAGCGGTAGATGACGCAGAATTTGTTGTCATTGAGGGATCTGGACAGTCCTTATTAAGCTGTGATACAGCTATGCGACTTGGCGTACTTAAAATAGTGCGTCAAATGGAAACCCCGGGAATATCGGATGTTGTTAATAATTACAACGAATTATTTACGGGACTTGGAAAACTGAAAGGTTATCAACTTGAAGTGCCCATTGACCAGGCTGTAACACCTGTAGTGCAACCGACCAGACGCGTGCCATATCAGTTACGAGAGAAGTTGGAAGCTAAAATCAAAGAATTACTCGACACAGATGTCATTGAACCCGTAAGTGGACCGTCGAAGTGGGTGTCCCCTCTCGTCATAATACCAAAGAATGATGGCGACATTCGACTTTGCGTTGACATGAGGCAGGCAAACAGAGCCATACAAAGGGTATCCAATACCAACAGTGGACGAAGTGTTGCAGGAAATGAATAA